From one Thermatribacter velox genomic stretch:
- a CDS encoding carbohydrate ABC transporter permease: MGKRKEHYAFILPALIALVIIVIFPTIFLWYVSFTNYDLSMGWEKKSFIGLENYVYLFTEDKDFWHSLKISILFMGLTVACEFVLGLGIALLFHRRLWGKRLWMSFLIIPMVITPTIISLIWKLMLNTEYGVLNYMLSLFSIGKVNWLGYKEAFWSLIIVDIWEWTPFMALILYAGLQSLPQEPYEAAIVDGATSTQIFYFLTLPLLKPMIIVALLLRSIDALKIFDVVYGLTQGGPGNATELMSLHIYRLGFRHTNWIGRSSANAVILLLISTFLTMVLLRSLRKSQKGGSDFA, encoded by the coding sequence ATGGGCAAAAGAAAGGAACACTACGCTTTTATACTTCCAGCCTTGATAGCTCTGGTTATTATCGTCATTTTTCCAACAATCTTTCTGTGGTACGTAAGTTTCACCAATTATGATCTTTCCATGGGATGGGAAAAAAAGTCTTTCATAGGGCTAGAAAATTATGTCTACTTATTCACCGAAGACAAAGACTTTTGGCATTCTTTAAAGATAAGCATTTTGTTCATGGGGTTAACAGTAGCTTGCGAATTCGTGCTTGGGTTAGGCATTGCTTTACTATTTCATAGAAGGTTATGGGGCAAAAGGCTTTGGATGTCTTTTTTAATCATACCCATGGTGATAACACCAACCATAATATCCCTAATTTGGAAACTTATGCTAAATACAGAATACGGAGTTTTAAACTACATGTTATCCTTGTTTTCCATCGGTAAGGTCAACTGGCTTGGTTACAAAGAGGCCTTTTGGTCCTTAATAATAGTAGACATATGGGAATGGACCCCTTTCATGGCTCTAATATTATATGCTGGTTTACAATCGCTGCCCCAAGAACCCTATGAAGCAGCGATTGTAGATGGAGCCACTTCCACCCAAATTTTCTACTTCCTAACTCTTCCTCTCTTAAAACCCATGATTATAGTAGCTTTACTCTTGCGTTCAATCGATGCACTAAAAATCTTTGACGTTGTATACGGCTTGACTCAAGGTGGACCCGGTAATGCCACCGAGCTGATGAGCCTCCATATTTACCGCTTAGGTTTCAGGCATACCAACTGGATAGGCCGCTCCTCCGCTAACGCGGTAATCCTTCTCTTAATCAGCACTTTTTTAACTATGGTATTACTCAGAAGTTTAAGAAAAAGCCAAAAGGGGGGAAGCGACTTTGCATAA
- a CDS encoding carbohydrate ABC transporter permease produces the protein MHKIKRKRIFKNIILDILIAIVVIACIFPFAWMVMTSLKTRVQTIDPSVWIFHPTLENYQSIFQKRNLFMYIKNSTIVVSLTTLISLILGTFAAYGLARFRFPRREDIAFWILSLRMLPPMAVVIPFFLLGRFIGLLDTHILLIIVYLSFNIPFTVWMMRGFIEEIPQEVEEAAWIDGCSRIQGLFRVVFPLILPGIAATAIFCVIQSWNEFALAFFLTSFNARTVPTTVTFFLSVLGVIWGEMAAVGVVATAPVLLFALLVQKYLVRGLTLGALKS, from the coding sequence TTGCATAAAATTAAAAGAAAAAGAATTTTCAAAAATATTATATTAGACATCCTAATCGCAATAGTGGTTATTGCTTGTATCTTCCCCTTCGCGTGGATGGTCATGACCTCTTTAAAAACCAGAGTTCAAACCATTGACCCTTCGGTATGGATATTTCATCCTACGCTTGAAAACTATCAGTCTATTTTCCAAAAAAGGAATCTATTCATGTACATAAAAAACAGTACTATCGTGGTTTCCCTCACAACTTTAATATCGCTGATTTTAGGTACCTTTGCTGCATACGGTTTAGCTCGCTTCCGATTCCCTCGCCGAGAGGACATCGCTTTTTGGATTCTTTCCCTACGCATGTTACCACCAATGGCAGTAGTAATCCCTTTTTTCTTGTTAGGAAGATTTATCGGTCTTTTAGATACGCACATTCTACTGATAATAGTTTATCTTAGCTTCAACATCCCCTTTACAGTATGGATGATGAGAGGCTTTATTGAAGAAATACCTCAAGAAGTTGAAGAAGCGGCCTGGATTGATGGATGTTCAAGGATTCAGGGGCTGTTTAGGGTGGTTTTTCCCCTAATCTTACCAGGTATAGCTGCTACTGCAATCTTCTGTGTGATTCAGTCCTGGAATGAGTTCGCACTGGCATTTTTCCTGACAAGCTTCAACGCAAGAACGGTACCAACAACTGTCACCTTTTTCCTTTCAGTTTTAGGCGTAATTTGGGGTGAAATGGCTGCGGTTGGAGTAGTAGCTACTGCACCAGTATTATTATTTGCCTTATTGGTGCAAAAATACCTAGTTCGCGGCCTCACCTTGGGAGCGCTAAAGAGTTGA
- a CDS encoding DeoR/GlpR family DNA-binding transcription regulator → MSKTQEKDWKILNLVFKKRALKVKDIADLLGISESTVRRAVGRLEQSERVVLNRGFVSLHPNFVSRELTFYEKLSQNIEAKRRIGKKAAELINDGESVLLETGTTVLQIVPHLKTKRDVTVITNCLKVATEVASLPNLRLVLIGGEMRKESTAFVGHLAEETLRKVFSETFISKVFLGADGISPEEGVTTHNIQEAIIDRMMIELARETVLVADHSKFGKVGLYRIVPLEKVDVIVTDRIDGKQESYLREAGVEIILA, encoded by the coding sequence ATGAGTAAAACGCAGGAAAAAGATTGGAAAATACTTAATCTGGTTTTTAAGAAAAGAGCGTTAAAGGTAAAAGATATTGCTGATCTTCTTGGTATTTCGGAATCTACTGTTCGTCGTGCGGTGGGTAGACTCGAACAATCGGAAAGGGTAGTTTTAAACCGTGGTTTTGTAAGTTTGCATCCTAATTTTGTTTCGAGAGAACTGACCTTTTATGAAAAATTATCCCAGAACATAGAGGCTAAAAGGAGAATTGGTAAAAAAGCAGCTGAATTAATAAATGATGGAGAAAGCGTTCTTTTGGAGACTGGTACCACGGTGCTTCAGATTGTGCCTCATTTGAAGACCAAAAGAGATGTAACAGTAATTACTAATTGCCTTAAAGTAGCTACAGAAGTGGCTAGTTTACCCAATTTGCGCTTGGTATTGATCGGCGGTGAAATGAGGAAGGAATCCACTGCTTTTGTCGGGCACTTGGCGGAAGAGACTTTGCGCAAGGTGTTTTCTGAAACTTTTATAAGCAAAGTTTTTTTGGGTGCTGATGGTATATCTCCCGAAGAGGGGGTTACTACGCACAATATCCAGGAAGCAATTATTGATCGAATGATGATAGAGCTGGCACGAGAAACAGTTTTGGTTGCTGACCATAGCAAGTTTGGAAAAGTTGGGCTTTATCGTATTGTGCCGCTTGAGAAGGTAGACGTCATAGTTACTGACCGAATAGATGGAAAGCAGGAAAGTTACCTGCGTGAAGCAGGAGTTGAAATAATTTTGGCTTGA
- a CDS encoding ROK family protein: protein MSFFVGIDVGGTKIAGILIDRNLRTYSFLKVSIDGEKDPKKVVEKIALLKDSLVRALPKAKEVSAIGIVIPGVLDINEGVVVESANLGWKNVRIKEMIEERLGLKSYLEHDVRAGAIAELHFGMGEKFTSFLYVSVGTGIAATFVHDRKVVRGANGISGEIGHTTVHPCGPECRCGRKGCLEALSSGIAMERDVFYLVGKRIKGEIIMEEAKKGMYPFLNVVKSAAFYLGVALANLTKIFDPEAIILGGGVSESGEFWLKLVEESYLSNLFERNKATRLFLGKFKSRASVVGAALLPLVVGSKDE from the coding sequence TTGAGTTTCTTTGTTGGTATTGACGTAGGTGGCACCAAGATTGCTGGGATTCTAATTGACAGAAATCTGAGAACATATTCTTTTTTGAAAGTTAGCATTGATGGCGAGAAAGATCCGAAAAAAGTAGTTGAAAAAATTGCTCTTTTAAAAGATTCGTTGGTTAGAGCGTTACCTAAAGCAAAAGAAGTTTCAGCAATAGGTATAGTGATACCAGGTGTTTTGGATATAAATGAAGGTGTGGTGGTAGAGTCTGCCAATTTAGGGTGGAAAAATGTTCGTATAAAAGAAATGATTGAGGAAAGATTGGGACTAAAGTCCTACTTAGAACATGATGTACGTGCTGGAGCAATAGCGGAATTGCATTTTGGCATGGGAGAGAAGTTTACAAGCTTTTTATATGTGAGTGTTGGTACTGGTATTGCTGCTACTTTTGTGCATGATAGGAAGGTCGTTAGAGGAGCAAATGGGATTTCTGGAGAAATTGGACACACTACTGTTCATCCTTGTGGTCCGGAGTGTCGCTGTGGACGGAAAGGTTGTCTTGAAGCTCTTTCTTCAGGGATAGCCATGGAACGGGATGTTTTTTATCTGGTAGGAAAGCGCATTAAGGGTGAAATAATAATGGAAGAAGCAAAAAAGGGTATGTATCCGTTTCTAAATGTAGTAAAGAGTGCAGCTTTCTATCTTGGAGTAGCGCTTGCTAATTTGACAAAAATTTTTGATCCGGAAGCAATAATACTTGGAGGAGGTGTTTCTGAGAGTGGGGAGTTTTGGTTAAAATTAGTGGAGGAAAGTTATTTAAGCAACTTGTTCGAGAGGAATAAGGCAACAAGGCTTTTTCTCGGTAAGTTTAAAAGTAGGGCTAGTGTAGTTGGTGCTGCTTTGTTGCCTTTGGTTGTTGGGAGCAAGGATGAGTAA
- a CDS encoding uroporphyrinogen decarboxylase family protein, translating to MLTPRERVLKALNFELPDRVPVFNSFTPEVEQALAEYLGCSKDEVGVKIGNDVVRVAFDPPVGFETLVLEDGSFYDEWGIRYQKIGYYYEIVEHPLASLTEEAVLKYSFPDPLASGRLERAKELIRRYKETHAIMGFLGSTNFEPTWYLVGFEKTLVELQRDNPLIDYLLDGILQFFMAIGKQMVALGVDLIMCGDDVGTQRGMLISPSLWRRKLKPRLEKLVRSFKEVNPRVKVVYHSDGNILPIIPDLIEIEIDVLNPVQPKCMDPAEVKKLYGDRLSFFGTIDEQETLPFGSVNEVRKEVRERIATVGYNGGLILGATHNIQPDTPLRNIFALYDEVRNNTFSGRSVDSFSRR from the coding sequence ATGTTAACTCCCCGTGAGCGTGTTTTAAAGGCTTTAAACTTTGAACTTCCTGATAGAGTTCCGGTTTTTAATTCGTTTACCCCTGAAGTAGAGCAAGCACTAGCTGAGTATTTAGGCTGTAGTAAAGACGAGGTCGGGGTTAAGATAGGTAACGATGTAGTCAGGGTGGCTTTTGACCCACCTGTTGGCTTTGAAACTTTGGTACTCGAGGATGGTAGCTTTTATGATGAATGGGGTATTCGCTACCAAAAGATAGGTTATTATTACGAAATTGTGGAACACCCCTTGGCCTCTCTAACAGAAGAGGCGGTTTTAAAATATTCTTTTCCTGATCCTTTGGCTTCAGGGAGGCTTGAGCGCGCTAAAGAGTTAATAAGGCGCTATAAGGAGACTCACGCTATCATGGGGTTTTTGGGTAGCACCAACTTCGAGCCTACTTGGTACTTGGTGGGCTTTGAGAAAACTTTGGTGGAGTTACAAAGAGATAACCCTCTAATTGATTACTTGTTGGATGGTATTCTGCAATTTTTTATGGCGATAGGCAAACAAATGGTTGCTCTCGGTGTTGATCTTATAATGTGCGGAGATGATGTGGGTACTCAGAGAGGAATGTTAATTTCGCCTTCTTTGTGGAGAAGGAAACTCAAACCTCGGTTGGAGAAGCTGGTAAGGTCTTTTAAAGAAGTAAATCCTCGAGTGAAAGTAGTTTATCATAGTGATGGTAATATTTTACCTATTATTCCGGATTTGATAGAAATAGAGATAGATGTTTTGAACCCTGTGCAGCCAAAGTGCATGGATCCAGCAGAAGTCAAGAAGCTTTATGGAGATAGGCTATCCTTTTTTGGTACTATAGATGAGCAAGAAACTTTACCTTTCGGTTCGGTTAATGAAGTCAGGAAGGAAGTAAGGGAAAGAATTGCTACCGTAGGCTATAATGGAGGGCTGATCTTGGGTGCTACTCATAATATTCAGCCAGATACTCCTTTGAGAAACATATTTGCACTCTATGATGAAGTCAGAAATAACACATTTTCAGGTCGAAGTGTGGATAGTTTTTCGAGAAGGTGA
- a CDS encoding carbohydrate ABC transporter permease codes for MLEPMRKEARIAFRQLLIYVLVVFVILVFFLPVYWVVITAFKHGSEVFEYRFIFKPTVDNFKSVLTEASFRRYYYNSLVVSSVSTLLALLIGFPLSYALIRFGFRGRENLSFWILSLRMIPPIVVAIPFFLMFKKIGFFDTLTGLILIYTNFNLPFVVWILRGFIENVPVELEEAAMIDGCSRWSALRFVTVPISLVGIVTVAILCFIFVWNEFLFALVLTGVKSRTVTVAVFSFMGFAEISWGLMCAASVLASAPIVVFGIVVRKQLISGLTFGALKE; via the coding sequence GTGCTTGAACCCATGAGAAAAGAAGCCAGAATCGCTTTTAGACAACTTTTAATTTATGTTTTAGTGGTTTTCGTGATTCTAGTGTTTTTCTTGCCCGTTTATTGGGTTGTAATTACGGCTTTTAAACACGGATCGGAAGTTTTTGAGTATCGGTTTATTTTTAAGCCAACGGTAGACAATTTCAAAAGTGTACTGACAGAAGCAAGTTTCCGTCGTTATTACTATAATAGTTTAGTAGTGAGTAGTGTTTCTACTTTACTAGCGCTCCTCATTGGATTTCCCCTTTCCTATGCGTTGATACGCTTTGGTTTCAGGGGTAGAGAAAATCTTTCTTTTTGGATTCTTTCTTTGCGCATGATTCCACCTATTGTAGTGGCCATTCCTTTTTTTCTGATGTTCAAAAAAATAGGATTTTTTGATACTTTGACTGGTTTAATTTTGATTTATACAAACTTTAATCTCCCTTTTGTGGTTTGGATCCTAAGGGGTTTTATCGAAAATGTTCCAGTGGAACTTGAAGAAGCAGCAATGATCGATGGTTGTTCGAGATGGAGTGCTTTACGCTTTGTTACCGTGCCTATCTCTTTAGTCGGTATTGTGACAGTAGCTATCCTCTGTTTCATTTTCGTGTGGAATGAGTTTCTTTTTGCGCTGGTTTTAACGGGAGTGAAAAGCAGGACAGTCACTGTTGCAGTTTTTAGTTTTATGGGTTTTGCAGAGATTTCATGGGGACTTATGTGTGCTGCTTCGGTTTTGGCTAGTGCTCCTATAGTAGTTTTTGGGATTGTGGTGAGAAAACAATTGATTAGTGGGCTTACTTTTGGGGCTTTAAAGGAGTGA
- a CDS encoding carbohydrate ABC transporter permease, which yields MIRRKELLFFLMPALSYLVIFSIYPTVYTWFISFRSYRIFENKFVGFENYIVLFRDSVFYISLANTLFYVVVAVGIEFLLGLAIALLFNQNFKGKSVAIIFLMLPMIIPPVVSALTFLMLYDPTLGLVNYVIKLLFGFSTVSWLTEPSTAKWAVVSIDVWQWTPFVALVLLAGLQYLPKETLEAARIDGANSFQLFYRITLPLIKRVVIIALLFRLVEAFKAFESIYITTKGGPGYATRTLNIYSYLKAFEFLKFGESSAMAIIMLFVASFLVMILIKVFRSA from the coding sequence ATGATAAGGCGAAAAGAATTGTTGTTTTTTCTCATGCCAGCCCTTTCATATTTAGTTATCTTTAGTATTTATCCCACTGTTTATACCTGGTTCATAAGTTTTAGAAGTTATCGTATTTTTGAGAACAAATTTGTTGGATTTGAGAATTACATAGTCCTTTTTAGAGATAGTGTTTTTTATATATCTTTAGCTAATACACTTTTCTATGTAGTGGTAGCAGTAGGGATTGAATTTTTACTAGGCTTAGCAATAGCATTGCTTTTTAATCAAAATTTTAAAGGAAAATCAGTAGCAATTATATTTTTAATGTTGCCAATGATTATACCTCCAGTGGTTAGCGCTCTAACTTTTTTAATGTTATATGATCCAACTTTAGGTCTTGTTAATTACGTAATCAAGCTCCTTTTTGGCTTTTCTACTGTTTCTTGGCTAACTGAACCCTCGACAGCAAAATGGGCGGTTGTTTCTATCGATGTATGGCAATGGACACCTTTTGTGGCACTAGTTCTTTTAGCCGGACTTCAGTATTTGCCAAAGGAAACACTTGAAGCAGCACGTATTGATGGGGCCAATTCTTTTCAATTGTTTTATCGCATTACTTTGCCTCTTATAAAGAGAGTGGTCATTATAGCTTTGCTCTTCAGGTTAGTGGAGGCTTTTAAGGCTTTCGAGAGTATCTACATTACTACTAAAGGTGGTCCTGGATATGCGACTCGGACGCTGAACATATATTCTTACTTGAAAGCCTTTGAATTTTTAAAATTTGGCGAATCATCAGCAATGGCCATCATTATGCTTTTTGTGGCCAGTTTTTTGGTAATGATCCTTATTAAGGTTTTTAGAAGTGCTTGA
- a CDS encoding sugar ABC transporter substrate-binding protein, translating to MRKCVSFLVLILGVLFLISCVGSLGAQEYFYGKFFASEEEILNSFRQAAIDWRQFQGTEITFIGNSEPNQESIAKLIPVFEKLTGIKVTHELVNEEQLRQKITVDLAAKSATYDVMLLDPGYMALYVKSDGLCNLEDFLNNSSLTDLEWYAWPDDFPEGFRQMGQVNGVQYGIPLHLSGTLFMYRKDLFQDKGLPGAPKTMDELWNYASKLNNPGEVYGIAMRGMAGSGLNVFIWSCFLKSFGGDWFDDKWNPLLDSPEAIKSVEFYANILRNFGPPGVSSWEWSKILSAMQTGKIAMTIDTPAFGISIENPEKSRTAGKWGYAPQPAGPAGITMDPYSWYVGINKNTSKKEAAWLFISWMTSKEVQKAIGGPTIYVSRISVNSDPRWREDFPWLGEWQEALMENVKYADPDCRPRIPEYPEIGNLVGVAIEEVISGQKEAENAMKEVNQEIRKIMEKAGYYK from the coding sequence ATGCGTAAGTGTGTTAGTTTTTTAGTGTTAATTTTAGGTGTTTTGTTTTTGATATCTTGTGTTGGAAGCTTGGGTGCTCAGGAATATTTTTATGGTAAATTTTTCGCAAGCGAAGAAGAAATTCTTAATTCCTTCAGGCAAGCTGCAATAGATTGGAGACAATTCCAAGGAACCGAGATTACTTTTATCGGTAATTCTGAACCTAACCAGGAGAGCATTGCTAAGTTGATTCCAGTGTTTGAAAAGCTTACTGGAATAAAAGTAACACATGAGCTGGTAAATGAGGAACAGTTGCGCCAAAAGATAACAGTAGACTTAGCGGCCAAGAGTGCTACTTACGATGTTATGCTTTTGGACCCCGGTTATATGGCACTTTACGTAAAAAGTGACGGTTTGTGCAATTTAGAAGATTTTCTCAACAATTCATCTCTTACTGACTTGGAATGGTATGCTTGGCCGGATGACTTTCCAGAAGGCTTTCGGCAAATGGGGCAGGTTAATGGCGTGCAATATGGAATACCATTACACCTTTCTGGTACCCTCTTTATGTACCGCAAAGATCTTTTTCAAGATAAGGGTCTTCCTGGAGCTCCTAAAACAATGGACGAACTCTGGAACTATGCTTCTAAGTTAAATAATCCTGGTGAAGTTTATGGCATTGCTATGAGGGGCATGGCCGGTTCGGGTTTGAATGTGTTTATTTGGTCTTGCTTCCTGAAATCTTTTGGGGGGGACTGGTTTGACGATAAGTGGAATCCTTTGCTTGATTCGCCGGAAGCCATAAAATCAGTAGAATTCTACGCGAATATTCTGCGTAATTTTGGCCCTCCAGGTGTTTCTAGTTGGGAATGGAGCAAGATTCTTTCTGCTATGCAAACCGGGAAAATTGCCATGACCATTGATACTCCTGCTTTTGGGATTTCAATCGAAAATCCTGAGAAATCCAGGACTGCTGGGAAATGGGGTTATGCTCCTCAACCTGCGGGGCCGGCGGGTATTACAATGGATCCCTACTCCTGGTATGTAGGCATTAATAAGAATACCTCAAAAAAAGAGGCTGCTTGGCTGTTTATTAGCTGGATGACCAGTAAAGAAGTTCAAAAGGCTATTGGTGGTCCTACAATTTATGTTAGCAGGATTTCGGTGAATAGTGATCCTCGGTGGAGAGAAGATTTCCCGTGGCTTGGAGAGTGGCAAGAGGCTTTGATGGAGAACGTGAAGTATGCAGATCCTGATTGTAGGCCACGTATACCTGAATATCCCGAGATTGGCAACTTAGTGGGAGTTGCAATAGAAGAAGTTATTTCCGGACAAAAAGAAGCTGAAAACGCAATGAAGGAAGTAAATCAGGAAATACGTAAGATCATGGAAAAAGCAGGTTACTATAAATAA
- a CDS encoding Gfo/Idh/MocA family protein, producing MGIRGNLFARLLTQNPYAELVAFSEINSQVSEKASRTWKVKAYSRFEDMLEKEDLDAVIITTPDFAHYKPVMRSLERGLHIMVEKPFTQSLEEAETMFKKSIEVGSKCLVAFENRWNPAVVQAKNQIERGEIGNILTFNGLLSNQVFVPTQMLSWASRSTCGWFLLSHLLDLVYFLSGKFPESVYATGSKRFLKSLGVDTYDYIHVVVKYKDGSDGIFESVWCLPNSFPNVFDFKLSIYGDKGFLHINSAHQMLDLAAGSYRYPSSLVVDYGHKLIGFPGFMLDDFIDSIRLDREPLASFKDGLLNTRLLAAVHRSLESGKEEVIMGGDS from the coding sequence ATGGGCATCAGGGGTAATTTGTTTGCTCGTTTGCTTACTCAGAATCCTTATGCTGAGTTGGTGGCTTTTTCTGAGATCAATTCTCAAGTTTCTGAAAAAGCCTCGAGAACCTGGAAGGTAAAAGCATACTCTAGATTTGAAGATATGTTAGAAAAAGAGGATCTGGATGCCGTAATTATCACTACACCTGATTTTGCTCATTACAAGCCGGTTATGAGATCCCTTGAGAGGGGTCTTCATATTATGGTTGAAAAACCTTTTACTCAAAGCTTGGAAGAAGCAGAAACGATGTTCAAAAAGTCCATAGAAGTAGGTAGTAAGTGTTTAGTTGCTTTCGAAAATAGGTGGAATCCAGCAGTAGTCCAGGCCAAAAATCAGATTGAACGAGGGGAGATTGGTAATATTTTAACCTTTAATGGTTTGTTGAGTAACCAAGTTTTTGTACCTACTCAGATGCTTTCCTGGGCCTCCAGAAGTACATGTGGTTGGTTTCTTTTAAGTCACCTTTTGGATTTAGTTTACTTTCTCTCCGGTAAGTTTCCGGAAAGTGTGTATGCCACAGGATCGAAGCGCTTCTTAAAAAGCTTGGGTGTGGATACCTACGATTACATACACGTGGTGGTTAAATATAAAGATGGTAGCGATGGTATTTTCGAAAGCGTTTGGTGCCTTCCTAATTCCTTTCCAAATGTTTTCGATTTTAAGCTGTCAATCTATGGAGACAAGGGCTTTTTGCATATTAATTCTGCTCATCAAATGTTAGATTTAGCGGCTGGAAGTTACCGCTATCCGTCTAGCTTAGTAGTTGACTATGGGCACAAGCTGATAGGTTTTCCTGGTTTTATGCTCGACGATTTTATAGATTCGATAAGACTCGATAGAGAGCCCTTGGCAAGCTTTAAGGACGGCTTGTTAAATACTAGGCTTTTAGCTGCTGTTCATCGTTCCTTAGAAAGTGGTAAAGAAGAAGTAATAATGGGAGGTGATAGCTAA
- a CDS encoding SIS domain-containing protein produces the protein MNHTYLEIHKQPITWEKTLSHLQQKAKTNQFLNKKYDEIIFTGCGSSYNLSLTASYLWQAINQERTRGVPASEIFLFPEGVFLPNQQYLLFGISRSGETSETIKALQTSEKENTTIDTVGITCEDNSTLIHYSKYQVITSEAHEESVVMTQSFSTMLLSLLFLALKKKENLPRALFELPSLLNELLPTGERIVQSLANDFSFEKFIFLGSGPFYGIAWEGSLKLKEMSLTPTETFHFLEFRHGPKSIVDEKTLIIALTSEKAFDLEKVVLSEMISLGATILNLGKKPLNLDKSKIVEIVFENPSLNDFFTPILDVVFLQLLGYFRACNKGLNPDKPKNLTKVVKLN, from the coding sequence GTGAACCACACCTATCTTGAAATTCATAAGCAGCCAATTACCTGGGAGAAAACTTTATCTCATCTTCAACAAAAAGCAAAAACAAACCAGTTTCTGAACAAAAAATACGACGAGATAATTTTCACAGGTTGCGGAAGCTCCTACAACCTTTCTCTAACAGCCTCTTACCTTTGGCAAGCAATAAACCAAGAACGAACAAGAGGTGTTCCCGCATCTGAGATATTCTTATTCCCTGAAGGAGTATTTCTGCCGAACCAACAATACCTACTTTTTGGCATTTCTCGTTCAGGAGAAACTTCAGAAACCATCAAGGCTTTGCAGACTTCTGAAAAAGAAAATACCACTATAGATACAGTAGGTATAACTTGCGAAGACAATTCTACCCTTATCCATTATTCGAAATACCAAGTAATAACATCTGAAGCCCACGAAGAAAGTGTGGTTATGACCCAGTCCTTCTCCACCATGCTTTTGTCCTTACTCTTTCTCGCCTTAAAAAAGAAAGAAAACCTGCCAAGAGCCCTGTTCGAACTGCCTAGTTTGCTCAATGAATTGCTTCCCACTGGAGAAAGGATAGTCCAAAGTTTGGCCAACGATTTTTCTTTCGAAAAATTCATATTTCTCGGAAGTGGACCTTTTTACGGCATTGCTTGGGAAGGCTCGCTAAAGCTTAAAGAAATGAGCCTTACGCCTACCGAAACCTTTCACTTCTTAGAGTTTCGTCATGGACCAAAATCCATAGTTGACGAAAAAACCTTGATAATCGCCCTCACTTCGGAAAAGGCCTTTGATCTCGAAAAAGTCGTGTTATCAGAAATGATAAGTCTGGGGGCTACTATATTAAACCTTGGAAAGAAGCCCCTTAACCTGGATAAATCAAAAATTGTGGAGATAGTTTTCGAAAATCCTTCCCTTAACGATTTCTTTACTCCCATTCTCGACGTAGTTTTTCTTCAACTTTTAGGCTACTTCAGAGCCTGCAACAAAGGACTCAATCCAGATAAACCTAAAAATCTAACCAAGGTGGTAAAATTAAATTAG